In Lineus longissimus chromosome 7, tnLinLong1.2, whole genome shotgun sequence, a genomic segment contains:
- the LOC135490933 gene encoding uncharacterized protein LOC135490933, translating into MATLRRWFTHTLFYRGRSMCTIFGIIVCLWLFFVYVSMTLTNNPHIGQGGIAVDPNSRHFLHAEMKAWTESEELDDVVQDLNQHGRKVKFVIDSSERESIRILLKKKGLELRLPRDFFVNLTTGSMSSSYNVLFGVEKPPPEKKLMRVNLQQALPEKLFDTWKRSKMDRCQGNFQGHASEFVLLKDVIVDPSFSTGKKGGESITDVLQQKETQEYYKLRRGFFQLKCNKESVHRRDKNHPISYRFISKNHMNSWINSIQPVEELNKSTDTEEEFTLAIQRYEYANLYHTMTDFYNTFLMMRFFNRTPSNTKILIIDGHPKGSLDSIWSVLYDDIQRVGHIKQPTKFKELVWAMQSYNSPMVRHRSPGLPLVDDFSQFFLSRYNVMSRHTLHCDHLNVLFVWRRDYVSHPRNPKGSITRKIKNEVELIDTIQSKYPNFTVRGVQIDLFEMKKQLKLIASTDVLIGMHGAGLSHTLFLPKHAGLIEFYPTYWSVGNIHFRAMAKWRNLHYMNWVNRDRSNEGPKGYTRIPPNILISFFRVMVERICKHKKL; encoded by the coding sequence ATGGCGACACTACGTCGGTGGTTCACGCACACTTTGTTCTATAGAGGGCGCTCAATGTGTACAATATTCGGTATCATTGTCTGCTTGTGGTTATTCTTTGTGTATGTTTCGATGACATTAACAAACAATCCACACATCGGCCAAGGCGGGATTGCCGTTGACCCAAACAGCCGACATTTCTTGCATGCAGAAATGAAGGCTTGGACAGAATCGGAAGAACTCGATGATGTCGTGCAAGATCTTAACCAGCACGGCAGAAAGGTCAAATTTGTCATTGACAGCTCTGAGCGCGAATCAATCAGGATATTGCTAAAAAAGAAAGGTTTGGAGTTGAGGCTGCCCAGAGATTTTTTTGTCAACCTGACAACTGGAAGTATGTCATCGTCCTATAATGTACTGTTTGGGGTTGAGAAACCCCCACCCGAAAAGAAACTAATGAGGGTAAACTTGCAGCAGGCTTTACCAGAGAAGTTATTTGACACTTGGAAAAGATCTAAGATGGATCGTTGCCAAGGCAATTTCCAGGGTCATGCCAGTGAGTTTGTCCTGTTGAAGGACGTTATTGTCGACCCTTCCTTCTCCACTGGGAAAAAGGGAGGGGAAAGTATAACTGACGTCTTGCAACAGAAGGAGACTCAAGAATATTACAAGTTAAGACGAGGGTTCTTCCAGTTAAAGTGCAATAAAGAGAGCGTCCACAGACGTGACAAAAATCATCCCATATCGTATCGATTTATCTCAAAGAATCATATGAATTCATGGATTAACTCGATCCAGCCTGTGGAAGAGTTAAACAAAAGTACAGACACTGAGGAGGAATTCACACTCGCCATTCAAAGATACGAGTATGCCAACCTTTATCACACTATGACTGACTTTTACAATACATTTCTAATGATGAGGTTTTTTAATCGCACCCCGTCAAATACTAAAATACTCATCATTGACGGCCATCCAAAGGGGTCTTTAGACTCGATTTGGTCAGTTCTTTATGATGATATTCAGAGAGTTGGTCACATAAAGCAACCAACAAAATTCAAGGAGCTTGTCTGGGCGATGCAAAGTTACAACAGCCCGATGGTGCGACACAGGAGTCCTGGTTTGCCTCTTGTGGATGACTTTAGTCAGTTCTTTCTGTCGCGTTATAACGTAATGAGTCGACATACATTGCATTGTGATCATTTAAATGTGCTGTTTGTGTGGAGACGAGACTATGTAAGTCATCCAAGGAATCCAAAGGGTTCGATAACGCGAAAAATCAAAAATGAGGTAGAACTTATAGATACCATCCAATCAAAATATCCGAACTTCACTGTCAGAGGTGTACAGAttgatttgtttgaaatgaaaaaacaattaaaactcATTGCTAGTACCGATGTCCTCATCGGTATGCATGGTGCTGGTCTAAGTCATACACTGTTCTTACCAAAGCATGCCGGTCTCATTGAATTTTACCCTACCTATTGGTCCGTAGGGAACATACATTTCCGTGCCATGGCAAAGTGGAGGAACCTGCATTACATGAATTGGGTCAACCGTGATCGCAGTAACGAAGGTCCCAAGGGCTATACGAGGATTCCACCAAACATTCTAATTTCTTTCTTCCGTGTGATGGTGGAACGAATTTGTAAGCATAAGAAGCTATAA
- the LOC135490931 gene encoding glutamine--tRNA ligase-like, translating into MRVTATSMANELVALFTSIGLTEQKSKETLKNKEVSERLKDVINEAMKHASGSIDKSTGNLLYHIATKLKSQIRNREPLLVGYVATNKISSEVQLNAAMEYLLHHPLDPLDVKALEETAGVGVVITPDQIEEAVEEVIKKHKAQLIEKRYHFSTGILLGEARQKLKFADGKAVKHEVDMQVLDLLGPKTAADMEKPVKQKGPKENNEKKKEKTPANANESVIKTDDAISSTGEVKSFMELMGEACKFHKVGENYKTDGYVITPKTMDILKEHVKAIGGRVMTRFPPEPNGILHIGHAKAINFNFGFAKHMGGLTYLRYDDTNPEKEEEKFFVGIREMVEWLGYKPFKITHSSDNFQRLYDLGVELIKRGHGYVCHQTADEIKGFNPPPSPWRNRPIEESLRLFEDMRKGKLEEGTATMRMKTTLEEGKQDPVAFRIKFTAHHNSKDDWCVYPTYDYTHCLCDSIENITHSLCTKEFQSRRSSYYWLCNVLDLYCPVQWEYGRLNLSYTVVSKRKIGKLITEGIVRSWDDPRLFTLTALRRRGFPPEAINMFCAKVGVTMAQVTLDPSMLEACVRDVLNFKAPRAMAVLEPLKITIKNFPKDLKSVKVPNFPADESRGFHDVVIGATIFIEQSDFREVMEKGYKRLTPDQAVGLRHAGLVISIEKVIKDNSGNVTGLEVSCKKASESEKPKAFIHWVADPLKCEVRIYERLFIHKSPEDPKVVPGGFITDCNKDTLRVIENALVDKSVKDAKVYDKFQFERTGYFSIDPDSKPNKLVFNRTVTLKEDPGKN; encoded by the exons ATGCGTGTAACAGCAACAAGCATGGCGAACGAACTTGTGGCACTTTTTACTAGCATCGGTTTAACCGAGCAGAAGTCAAAAGAGACGCTAAAAAATAAAGAAGTTTCAGAACGACTGAAAGATGTTATCAACGAA GCAATGAAGCATGCCAGTGGTTCAATTGACAAGTCAACTGGTAATCTTCTTTACCACATTGCCACCAAGCTCAAGTCCCAAATCAGGAACAGAGAACCACTTCTGGTAGGCTATGTGGCAACCAACAAGATCTCTTCGGAGGTACAGCTCAATG CTGCCATGGAGTATTTACTCCATCATCCGCTTGACCCCTTAGATGTGAAGGCATTGGAGGAGACAGCTGGAGTTGGTGTTGTCATCACACCTGATCAGATTGAAGAAGCG GTAGAGGAAGTAATTAAGAAGCACAAGGCACAGCTGATTGAGAAACGCTATCACTTCAGCACCGGGATCTTACTCGGCGAGGCAAGGCAGAAACTCAAGTTTGCCGACGGGAAAGCCGTCAAACATGAAGTGGACATGCAGGTGCTTGATCTGCTCGGCCCAAAGACTGCAGCTGACATGGAGAAACCTGTCAAACAGAAG GGACccaaagaaaacaatgaaaagaaaaaagagaaaaccccTGCAAATGCCAACGAATCTGTGATTAAAACTGATGACG CAATATCAAGTACTGGAGAAGTAAAGAGTTTTATGGAGCTGATGGGTGAAGCATGCAAGTTCCACAAAGTGG GTGAGAACTATAAGACAGATGGCTATGTTATTACACCTAAGACAATGGATATCCTAAAGGAACATGTAAAGGCCATTGGCGGACGTGTGATGACGCGATTCCCTCCGGAGCCCAACGGTATCCTGCATATTGGACATGCCAAGGCtataaatttcaattttggATTTGCAAAG CACATGGGTGGCCTGACTTACCTGAGATATGATGACACAAACCCTGAGAAAGAAGAGGAGAAGTTCTTTGTTGGTATCCGGGAGATGGTCGAGTGGCTAG GTTACAAACCGTTCAAGATCACACACTCGTCCGATAACTTCCAGAGGCTCTACGACCTCGGCGTTGAATTGATCAAGCGTGGCCATGGGTACGTCTGTCATCAAACGGCTGATGAAATCAAAGGATTCAACCCGCCGCCATCACCGTGGAGAAACAGGCCAATTGAGGAGTCACTCAGACTTTTTGAG GACATGAGGAAAGGAAAACTAGAGGAAGGGACTGCCACGATGAGGATGAAGACAACCTTGGAGGAAGGAAAACAGGATCCGGTCGCTTTCAGAATCAAATTCACAGCTCATCATAACAGCAAAGATGACTG GTGTGTTTACCCCACATATGACTATACCCATTGCCTCTGTGATTCTATAGAGAACATCACTCACTCCCTCTGTACGAAAGAGTTCCAGTCAAG GCGTTCTTCCTATTACTGGCTATGCAACGTCCTTGACCTTTACTGTCCAGTCCAGTGGGAATATGGCCGCCTCAATCTCAGCTACACCGTGGTATCGAAGAGGAAGATAGGGAAGCTGATCACGGAGGGAATAGTGAG ATCTTGGGACGACCCTCGATTGTTCACCTTGACGGCGTTGCGTCGACGTGGCTTCCCGCCAGAGGCCATCAATATGTTCTGTGCTAAAGTCGGTGTGACCATGGCCCAGGTCACCCTCGACCCATCCATGTTGGAGGCCTGTGTACGAGATGTGCTCAATTTCAAAGCCCCTCG GGCTATGGCAGTGCTAGAACCCCTAAAAATAACCATCAAAAACTTCCCCAAAGATCTTAAATCAGTGAAGGTACCAAACTTCCCAGCCGATGAGTCGCGAGGTTTCCATGACGTTGTTATTGGTGCGACGATATTCATTGAACAGTCCGATTTTAGAGAG GTGATGGAGAAGGGTTACAAACGTTTAACACCCGACCAGGCAGTTGGTCTGCGCCATGCTGGGCTTGTTATATCAATAGAGAAAGTTATAAAG GATAATAGTGGTAATGTGACTGGACTTGAGGTTAGCTGTAAGAAAGCGTCGGAGTCAGAGAAGCCTAAAGCATTTATCCACTGGGTTGCAGATCCTCTCAAATGTGAGGTCAGGATATATGAACGATT ATTTATACATAAAAGTCCTGAAGACCCTAAAGTGGTTCCCGGTGGTTTTATCACTGATTGCAATAAGGATACACTGAGAGTGATAGAGAATGCTTTAGTTGACAAGTCGGTCAAGGATGCAAAGGTCTACGATAAGTTCCAGTTTGAGAGGACCGGTTACTTCAGCATCGATCCTGATTCTAAACCTAATAAG CTCGTCTTCAATCGAACAGTGACCTTGAAAGAAGACCCTGGCAAAAACTGA